One segment of Anguilla anguilla isolate fAngAng1 chromosome 1, fAngAng1.pri, whole genome shotgun sequence DNA contains the following:
- the LOC118223304 gene encoding uncharacterized protein LOC118223304 isoform X1, with product MVNAMNVCNLCNVWSLVLISLAGRTEGYESMLASVKNSKRTSSYQSEVLGASDLGQRDTKSTPAAKPGRMDLSDFQTRFPVPRVIERLQGLVPAVLPRAENTMTSTLAQSPQAETAALVDVSVNCSSTGFTVRVKRNFFGFAVTPSELTIGRTCKSNGVDESSDDLLFTYPLTSCDNRQEKLPGHTLYKYALHFVPEPTHLPVRWARCLTVDIECRVKSVHQVHLLAVRPTWATPARKMLQAQMPGYGIQTMNEGWTSPSPSSVFLLGQRVHFQVFAVSLPAGGRLYVDRCHASTAPNPDASVKHPVIENYGCMVHSKREGSSSGFCQRTDRTINFVLEAFQFDDNSTAQVFLHCHLFVAVGGPTSTAKSCTYSRKERRWKEISGRDSECDCCDSQCRLSGGGRPLHEGYQSSGPLVFAPVGPETKRSTPPTHHKQGEAVLPKSRLEEEEEEVEEEEEDRGAVFQDFEEEEWPGEYEYAYVYEEDRYRGDGSHTPSTKKALQSGEGVELGGENMGSTFQKEVMGMREEIGEKAEAAVVEEVEGAVVGEAEGPISREEEGAVVGEKEKGLIFGEEKGPVVGEKEKEGPVVREEELDGEMVQKFKAGMGMGEKPEEGEWPEFDEKIGGGPVFGEEEELSGEEVPSLKAVMGEENVEGQWPVFGNGDWPMFNEKIGEWPMFEKIGEGPVVGEKEFSGEVVPTFKALMGMREKTGDGEWPDFGEETWEGEWPMLREEETHREVGPEFKAVIGMEEEMGKGVAKMFGEGEKSLVKEQSKFMVGKDGGVGEGPTFGKEVEPVEHYGLSSGIGDAKFLSGGDWLASRPWHD from the exons ATGGTTAATGCGATGAATGTGTGTAATTTGTGTAATGTATGGAGCTTGGTTCTGATCAGCCTCGCTGGTCGAACTGAGGGTTATGAGTCAATGCTGGCCTCGGTCAAAAACAGCAAGAGAACGTCATCATACCAGTCTGAAGTACTGGGCGCCTCAGATTTGGGTCAAAGAGACACCAAATCTACCCCAGCGGCCAAGCCTGGACGCATGGATTTGTCTGATTTCCAGACCCGTTTTCCGGTGCCGCGGGTCATCGAGCGGTTGCAGGGACTCGTACCTGCTGTCCTGCCGCGAGCTGAAAATACGATGACCAGCACCCTGGCTCAGTCACCCCAAGCGGAGACCGCTGCCCTCGTGGACGTGTCGGTCAACTGCTCGAGCACCGGGTTCACCGTGCGGGTCAAGAGGAACTTCTTCGGCTTCGCCGTCACGCCCTCGGAGTTGACCATCGGAAGGACGTGCAAGAGCAATGGGGTTGACGAATCCTCCGACGACTTGCTGTTCACCTATCCGCTAACGTCTTGCGATAACAGGCAAGAG AAACTGCCCGGTCACACACTGTATAAGTACGCCCTGCACTTTGTGCCTGAGCCGACGCACCTGCCGGTCCGGTGGGCCCGCTGTCTCACCGTGGACATTGAGTGCCGCGTAAAGAG CGTCCACCAGGTGCACCTGCTCGCGGTGCGTCCTACCTGGGCGACGCCCGCACGCAAGATGCTGCAGGCCCAAATGCCGGGGTATGGAATCCAGACGATGAATG aggggtggaccagccccagcccctccaGCGTCTTCCTCCTGGGGCAGAGGGTGCACTTCCAGGTGTTCGCTGTCTCCCTGCCGGCTGGCGGGAGGCTGTACGTCGATCGCTGCCACGCCTCCACGGCGCCGAACCCCGACGCCTCTGTCAAGCACCCCGTCATCGAGAACTACGG GTGCATGGTGCACAGCAAAAGAGAAGGCAGTAGCTCGGGATTTTGCCAGAGGACGGACAGGACCATAAATTTCGTGCTGGAGGCTTTCCAGTTTGACGATAATTCTACGGCCCAG GTGTTCCTGCACTGCCATCTCTTTGTGGCGGTGGGGGGTCCCACGTCTACTGCCAAGTCCTGCACCTACAGCAGGAAGGAAAGAAG GTGGAAGGAGATCTCCGGGCGAGACTCCGAGTGTGACTGCTGCGACTCCCAGTGCCGGCTTTCGGGAGGGGGGCGGCCGCTACACGAAG GCTACCAGAGCAGTGGACCCCTGGTATTTGCTCCTGTGGGCCCAGAAACCAAAAGAAGCACACCCCCGACACACCACAAACAGGGGGAGGCCGTCTTGCCCAAGAGCagactggaggaggaggaagaggaggtagaggaggaggaagaagatcGTGGGGCAGTGTTTCAGGACTTTGAGGAAGAAGAGTGGCCAGGGGAATATGAGTATGCCTATGTGTACGAGGAGGACCGTTACCGAGGGGACGGgagccacaccccctccacTAAGAAGGCCTTGCagtctggggagggggtggagcttgGTGGGGAGAACATGGGATCCACATTTCAGAAGGAAGTGATGGGGATGAGGGAGGAGATTGGGGAAAAGGCAGAAGCGGCAGTTGttgaggaggtggagggggcagTTGTTGGGGAGGCGGAGGGGCCTATCTctagggaggaggagggggcagttgttggggagaaggagaaagggctGATATTTGGAGAGGAAAAGGGGCCAGTGGttggggagaaggagaaggaggggcCAGTGGTTAGGGAGGAGGAGCTTGATGGGGAGATGGTACAAAAATTTAAGGcagggatggggatgggggagaAGCCCGAGGAGGGGGAGTGGCCAGAGTTTGATGAGAAGATTGGGGGAGGGCCAGtgtttggggaggaggaggagcttaGTGGTGAGGAGGTGCCATCATTGAAGGCAGTGATGGGGGAGGAGAATGTAGAGGGGCAGTGGCCAGTGTTTGGGAATGGGGATTGGCCAATGTTTAATGAGAAGATTGGGGAGTGGCCAATGTTTGAGAAGATTGGGGAGGGGCCAGTGGTTGGGGAGAAGGAGTTTAGTGGGGAAGTGGTACCAACATTTAAGGCACTGAtgggaatgagagagaagaCTGGGGACGGGGAGTGGCCTGACTTTGGGGAGGAGACTTGGGAGGGGGAGTGGCCAATGCTTAGGGAGGAGGAGACTCATAGGGAGGTGGGACCAGAATTTAAGGCAGTGATTGGGATGGAAGAGGAGATGGGGAAGGGAGTGGCAAAaatgtttggggagggggaaaagTCATTGGTGAAAGAACAGTCAAAGTTTATGGTGGGAAAGGAtggtggggttggggaggggccAACATTTGGGAAGGAGGTGGAGCCAGTGGAACACTATGGGCTCTCCTCTGGGATTGGTGATGCTAAATTCCTGAGTGGGGGTGATTGGCTGGCCAGTAGACCCTGGCATGACTGA
- the LOC118223304 gene encoding uncharacterized protein LOC118223304 isoform X2 yields the protein MVNAMNVCNLCNVWSLVLISLAGRTEGYESMLASVKNSKRTSSYQSEVLGASDLGQRDTKSTPAAKPGRMDLSDFQTRFPVPRVIERLQGLVPAVLPRAENTMTSTLAQSPQAETAALVDVSVNCSSTGFTVRVKRNFFGFAVTPSELTIGRTCKSNGVDESSDDLLFTYPLTSCDNRQEKLPGHTLYKYALHFVPEPTHLPVRWARCLTVDIECRVKSVHQVHLLAVRPTWATPARKMLQAQMPGYGIQTMNEGWTSPSPSSVFLLGQRVHFQVFAVSLPAGGRLYVDRCHASTAPNPDASVKHPVIENYGCMVHSKREGSSSGFCQRTDRTINFVLEAFQFDDNSTAQVFLHCHLFVAVGGPTSTAKSCTYSRKERRWKEISGRDSECDCCDSQCRLSGGGRPLHEGYQSSGPLVFAPVGPETKRSTPPTHHKQGEAVLPKSRLEEEEEEVEEEEEDRGAVFQDFEEEEWPGEYEYAYVYEEDRYRGDGSHTPSTKKALQSGEGVELGGENMGSTFQKEVMGMREEIGEKAEAAVVEEEEGAVVGEKEKGLIFGEEKGPVVGEKEKEGPVVREEELDGEMVQKFKAGMGMGEKPEEGEWPEFDEKIGGGPVFGEEEELSGEEVPSLKAVMGEENVEGQWPVFGNGDWPMFNEKIGEWPMFEKIGEGPVVGEKEFSGEVVPTFKALMGMREKTGDGEWPDFGEETWEGEWPMLREEETHREVGPEFKAVIGMEEEMGKGVAKMFGEGEKSLVKEQSKFMVGKDGGVGEGPTFGKEVEPVEHYGLSSGIGDAKFLSGGDWLASRPWHD from the exons ATGGTTAATGCGATGAATGTGTGTAATTTGTGTAATGTATGGAGCTTGGTTCTGATCAGCCTCGCTGGTCGAACTGAGGGTTATGAGTCAATGCTGGCCTCGGTCAAAAACAGCAAGAGAACGTCATCATACCAGTCTGAAGTACTGGGCGCCTCAGATTTGGGTCAAAGAGACACCAAATCTACCCCAGCGGCCAAGCCTGGACGCATGGATTTGTCTGATTTCCAGACCCGTTTTCCGGTGCCGCGGGTCATCGAGCGGTTGCAGGGACTCGTACCTGCTGTCCTGCCGCGAGCTGAAAATACGATGACCAGCACCCTGGCTCAGTCACCCCAAGCGGAGACCGCTGCCCTCGTGGACGTGTCGGTCAACTGCTCGAGCACCGGGTTCACCGTGCGGGTCAAGAGGAACTTCTTCGGCTTCGCCGTCACGCCCTCGGAGTTGACCATCGGAAGGACGTGCAAGAGCAATGGGGTTGACGAATCCTCCGACGACTTGCTGTTCACCTATCCGCTAACGTCTTGCGATAACAGGCAAGAG AAACTGCCCGGTCACACACTGTATAAGTACGCCCTGCACTTTGTGCCTGAGCCGACGCACCTGCCGGTCCGGTGGGCCCGCTGTCTCACCGTGGACATTGAGTGCCGCGTAAAGAG CGTCCACCAGGTGCACCTGCTCGCGGTGCGTCCTACCTGGGCGACGCCCGCACGCAAGATGCTGCAGGCCCAAATGCCGGGGTATGGAATCCAGACGATGAATG aggggtggaccagccccagcccctccaGCGTCTTCCTCCTGGGGCAGAGGGTGCACTTCCAGGTGTTCGCTGTCTCCCTGCCGGCTGGCGGGAGGCTGTACGTCGATCGCTGCCACGCCTCCACGGCGCCGAACCCCGACGCCTCTGTCAAGCACCCCGTCATCGAGAACTACGG GTGCATGGTGCACAGCAAAAGAGAAGGCAGTAGCTCGGGATTTTGCCAGAGGACGGACAGGACCATAAATTTCGTGCTGGAGGCTTTCCAGTTTGACGATAATTCTACGGCCCAG GTGTTCCTGCACTGCCATCTCTTTGTGGCGGTGGGGGGTCCCACGTCTACTGCCAAGTCCTGCACCTACAGCAGGAAGGAAAGAAG GTGGAAGGAGATCTCCGGGCGAGACTCCGAGTGTGACTGCTGCGACTCCCAGTGCCGGCTTTCGGGAGGGGGGCGGCCGCTACACGAAG GCTACCAGAGCAGTGGACCCCTGGTATTTGCTCCTGTGGGCCCAGAAACCAAAAGAAGCACACCCCCGACACACCACAAACAGGGGGAGGCCGTCTTGCCCAAGAGCagactggaggaggaggaagaggaggtagaggaggaggaagaagatcGTGGGGCAGTGTTTCAGGACTTTGAGGAAGAAGAGTGGCCAGGGGAATATGAGTATGCCTATGTGTACGAGGAGGACCGTTACCGAGGGGACGGgagccacaccccctccacTAAGAAGGCCTTGCagtctggggagggggtggagcttgGTGGGGAGAACATGGGATCCACATTTCAGAAGGAAGTGATGGGGATGAGGGAGGAGATTGGGGAAAAGGCAGAAGCGGCAGTTGttgaggag gaggagggggcagttgttggggagaaggagaaagggctGATATTTGGAGAGGAAAAGGGGCCAGTGGttggggagaaggagaaggaggggcCAGTGGTTAGGGAGGAGGAGCTTGATGGGGAGATGGTACAAAAATTTAAGGcagggatggggatgggggagaAGCCCGAGGAGGGGGAGTGGCCAGAGTTTGATGAGAAGATTGGGGGAGGGCCAGtgtttggggaggaggaggagcttaGTGGTGAGGAGGTGCCATCATTGAAGGCAGTGATGGGGGAGGAGAATGTAGAGGGGCAGTGGCCAGTGTTTGGGAATGGGGATTGGCCAATGTTTAATGAGAAGATTGGGGAGTGGCCAATGTTTGAGAAGATTGGGGAGGGGCCAGTGGTTGGGGAGAAGGAGTTTAGTGGGGAAGTGGTACCAACATTTAAGGCACTGAtgggaatgagagagaagaCTGGGGACGGGGAGTGGCCTGACTTTGGGGAGGAGACTTGGGAGGGGGAGTGGCCAATGCTTAGGGAGGAGGAGACTCATAGGGAGGTGGGACCAGAATTTAAGGCAGTGATTGGGATGGAAGAGGAGATGGGGAAGGGAGTGGCAAAaatgtttggggagggggaaaagTCATTGGTGAAAGAACAGTCAAAGTTTATGGTGGGAAAGGAtggtggggttggggaggggccAACATTTGGGAAGGAGGTGGAGCCAGTGGAACACTATGGGCTCTCCTCTGGGATTGGTGATGCTAAATTCCTGAGTGGGGGTGATTGGCTGGCCAGTAGACCCTGGCATGACTGA
- the LOC118223622 gene encoding CD276 antigen-like isoform X3 — protein MVVTLREGGISETGEFEIKVPSAPLVVIHGHSTVLSCTFPVNGAFDLGSSVITWQRHLEVVHSFYHSRDQLDLQSRRYANRTSLYHSELERGNASLRLDRTTPEDAGEYTCAISTLTGSQKKSFPVKIAAFYTEPHLQVSTSPQSVELKLTSRGYPAPKVRWLDATGAELSNGTQTQLLTDTQGLYVVSSSLTQERGANSTLTFLLWNKDLHQEIRREFSLLAEAAIVLRDESRSALYALLSVAILTVLGILGIILFLKKSRCFRGPDSTATREENTSLKTTPQSSEQEWKPKNGATVLY, from the exons atggtcgTAACACTCAGAGAAGGAGGAATTTCAGAAACCG GTGAATTTGAGATAAAGGTGCCCAGTGCGCCTCTAGTGGTCATTCATGGGCACAGCACGGTCCTGAGCTGCACCTTCCCTGTGAATGGGGCCTTTGACCTGGGCAGCAGCGTCATCACCTGGCAACGGCACCTGGAGGTGGTCCACAGCTTCTACCACAGCCGTGACCAGCTGGACCTGCAGAGCCGTCGCTATGCCAACCGTACCAGCCTGTACCATTCGGAGCTGGAGCGGGGAAACGCCTCCCTCCGGCTGGATCGTACCACTCCTGAGGACGCGGGGGAGTACACATGCGCCATCAGCACACTGACCGGCAGCCAGAAGAAATCCTTCCCTGTGAAAATTGCAG CATTCTACACGGAGCCCCACCTGCAGGTGAGCACGTCCCCCCAAAGCGTAGAGCTGAAGCTGACATCACGGGGGTACCCCGCCCCAAAGGTGCGCTGGCTGGACGCCACGGGGGCGGAGCTCTCTAACGGAACGCAGACGCAGCTCCTGACGGACACACAGGGGCTCTACGTGGTGTCCAGCTCCCTGACCCAGGAGAGGGGGGCCAACTCCACCCTCACCTTCCTCCTGTGGAACAAGGACCTGCACCAGGAGATCAGGAGGGAGTTCAGCCTGCTGGCAG aagcTGCCATTGTCCTGCGTGATGAGTCAAGGTCGGCTCTGTATGCTCTCCTGTCTGTGGCCATTTTAACAGTcctgggaattctgggaatcATCCTGTTCTTGAAGAAGAGCCGCTGTTTCCGTGGACCCGATAGTACAGCCACTAGGGAAGAAAATACCTCCCTGAAAACGACTCCCCAAAGCAGTGAACAGGAATGGAAACCAAAGAACGGAGCAACTGTACTTTATTGA
- the LOC118223622 gene encoding CD276 antigen-like isoform X2, which translates to MSWNLRRTVISFLCLFFELHSFCNGEFEIKVPSAPLVVIHGHSTVLSCTFPVNGAFDLGSSVITWQRHLEVVHSFYHSRDQLDLQSRRYANRTSLYHSELERGNASLRLDRTTPEDAGEYTCAISTLTGSQKKSFPVKIAAFYTEPHLQVSTSPQSVELKLTSRGYPAPKVRWLDATGAELSNGTQTQLLTDTQGLYVVSSSLTQERGANSTLTFLLWNKDLHQEIRREFSLLAAAIVLRDESRSALYALLSVAILTVLGILGIILFLKKSRCFRGPDSTATREENTSLKTTPQSSEQEWKPKNGATVLY; encoded by the exons ATGAGCTGGAACCTAAGGAGAACAGTCATATCCTTCCTTTGCCTGTTTTTCGAACTCCACTCATTCTGCAACG GTGAATTTGAGATAAAGGTGCCCAGTGCGCCTCTAGTGGTCATTCATGGGCACAGCACGGTCCTGAGCTGCACCTTCCCTGTGAATGGGGCCTTTGACCTGGGCAGCAGCGTCATCACCTGGCAACGGCACCTGGAGGTGGTCCACAGCTTCTACCACAGCCGTGACCAGCTGGACCTGCAGAGCCGTCGCTATGCCAACCGTACCAGCCTGTACCATTCGGAGCTGGAGCGGGGAAACGCCTCCCTCCGGCTGGATCGTACCACTCCTGAGGACGCGGGGGAGTACACATGCGCCATCAGCACACTGACCGGCAGCCAGAAGAAATCCTTCCCTGTGAAAATTGCAG CATTCTACACGGAGCCCCACCTGCAGGTGAGCACGTCCCCCCAAAGCGTAGAGCTGAAGCTGACATCACGGGGGTACCCCGCCCCAAAGGTGCGCTGGCTGGACGCCACGGGGGCGGAGCTCTCTAACGGAACGCAGACGCAGCTCCTGACGGACACACAGGGGCTCTACGTGGTGTCCAGCTCCCTGACCCAGGAGAGGGGGGCCAACTCCACCCTCACCTTCCTCCTGTGGAACAAGGACCTGCACCAGGAGATCAGGAGGGAGTTCAGCCTGCTGGCAG cTGCCATTGTCCTGCGTGATGAGTCAAGGTCGGCTCTGTATGCTCTCCTGTCTGTGGCCATTTTAACAGTcctgggaattctgggaatcATCCTGTTCTTGAAGAAGAGCCGCTGTTTCCGTGGACCCGATAGTACAGCCACTAGGGAAGAAAATACCTCCCTGAAAACGACTCCCCAAAGCAGTGAACAGGAATGGAAACCAAAGAACGGAGCAACTGTACTTTATTGA
- the LOC118223622 gene encoding CD276 antigen-like isoform X1 — MSWNLRRTVISFLCLFFELHSFCNGEFEIKVPSAPLVVIHGHSTVLSCTFPVNGAFDLGSSVITWQRHLEVVHSFYHSRDQLDLQSRRYANRTSLYHSELERGNASLRLDRTTPEDAGEYTCAISTLTGSQKKSFPVKIAAFYTEPHLQVSTSPQSVELKLTSRGYPAPKVRWLDATGAELSNGTQTQLLTDTQGLYVVSSSLTQERGANSTLTFLLWNKDLHQEIRREFSLLAEAAIVLRDESRSALYALLSVAILTVLGILGIILFLKKSRCFRGPDSTATREENTSLKTTPQSSEQEWKPKNGATVLY; from the exons ATGAGCTGGAACCTAAGGAGAACAGTCATATCCTTCCTTTGCCTGTTTTTCGAACTCCACTCATTCTGCAACG GTGAATTTGAGATAAAGGTGCCCAGTGCGCCTCTAGTGGTCATTCATGGGCACAGCACGGTCCTGAGCTGCACCTTCCCTGTGAATGGGGCCTTTGACCTGGGCAGCAGCGTCATCACCTGGCAACGGCACCTGGAGGTGGTCCACAGCTTCTACCACAGCCGTGACCAGCTGGACCTGCAGAGCCGTCGCTATGCCAACCGTACCAGCCTGTACCATTCGGAGCTGGAGCGGGGAAACGCCTCCCTCCGGCTGGATCGTACCACTCCTGAGGACGCGGGGGAGTACACATGCGCCATCAGCACACTGACCGGCAGCCAGAAGAAATCCTTCCCTGTGAAAATTGCAG CATTCTACACGGAGCCCCACCTGCAGGTGAGCACGTCCCCCCAAAGCGTAGAGCTGAAGCTGACATCACGGGGGTACCCCGCCCCAAAGGTGCGCTGGCTGGACGCCACGGGGGCGGAGCTCTCTAACGGAACGCAGACGCAGCTCCTGACGGACACACAGGGGCTCTACGTGGTGTCCAGCTCCCTGACCCAGGAGAGGGGGGCCAACTCCACCCTCACCTTCCTCCTGTGGAACAAGGACCTGCACCAGGAGATCAGGAGGGAGTTCAGCCTGCTGGCAG aagcTGCCATTGTCCTGCGTGATGAGTCAAGGTCGGCTCTGTATGCTCTCCTGTCTGTGGCCATTTTAACAGTcctgggaattctgggaatcATCCTGTTCTTGAAGAAGAGCCGCTGTTTCCGTGGACCCGATAGTACAGCCACTAGGGAAGAAAATACCTCCCTGAAAACGACTCCCCAAAGCAGTGAACAGGAATGGAAACCAAAGAACGGAGCAACTGTACTTTATTGA